The following are encoded in a window of Peromyscus maniculatus bairdii isolate BWxNUB_F1_BW_parent chromosome X, HU_Pman_BW_mat_3.1, whole genome shotgun sequence genomic DNA:
- the Dnaaf6 gene encoding dynein axonemal assembly factor 6, giving the protein MESENAEAENMERGNLEAKSMEAKNMKVETLSSVSALQALSSLLYPEEEDDLDAEQGQLAPAFGAMGPGNIGPPKAKEPRAIPKSSGNESENIWNPEEVPEGAEHDDIWDVREIPDYEIVFQQTVGTEDIYLGLTGKDPSTACCQELVVKIKLPDTNPSEIQIDIQETLLDLRTPKKKLIVNFPHPVESNSARASYIQEAATLEVRLTLQREFDFNLS; this is encoded by the exons ATGGAATCGGAAAATGCAGAAGCTGAAAATATGGAAAGAGGAAATTTGGAAGCAAAAAGCATGGAAGCTAAAAATATGAAAGTTGAGACATTGTCTTCTGTCTCGGCCCTGCAAGCACTGTCCAGTCTACTGTATCCTGAGGAAGAGGATGATTTGGATGCTGAACAG GGACAACTCGCACCTGCTTTTGGAgccatgggtcctgggaatatTGGACCGCCTAAAGCCAAAGAGCCCAGAG CCATCCCTAAATCCAGTGGTAATGAAAGTGAGAACatctggaatccagaagaggttCCAGAAGGAGCAGAACATGATGATATATGGGATGTTCGAGAAATCCCAGA TTATGAGATTGTATTCCAACAAACAGTGGGAACTGAGGACATATACCTCGGATTAACAGGAAAGGATCCCTCAACAGCATGCTGTCAGGAGTTGGTG GTGAAAATTAAACTGCCTGATACAAACCCTTCTGAAATTCAGATTGACATCCAAGAAACTCTCCTTGATCTCCGCACTCCtaaaaa GAAGCTGATAGTAAACTTTCCCCACCCTGTGGAAAGTAACAGTGCTAGAGCATCCTATATCCAGGAAGCTGCAACACTTGAAGTCAGGCTGACCCTGCAAAGGGAGTTTGATTTCAATCTTTCCTGA